A region of the Triplophysa rosa linkage group LG5, Trosa_1v2, whole genome shotgun sequence genome:
ACTTTGGTTTAGTAAATTGTTTCTCTATGCTAAGTACCACATTTCAGAACAACATGGGAAGAGgacttcattaaaaacatatttccaGTGTGACTCTATAATATTTTCTGCAGCAGTTATACAGTATTATGCCTGTGGTTGGTAGGCCTTGCTTAACAGGATGCATGTGGTCTCATCTGACTCTCAATGGTCTTAATTGAATGTGTCTGATGTGGGTAGATGTAAGGATGGAGGAGTTTCTTTACGAGATGCTGGACAAGAAAATCCCAACACGTGCCAACAACCACGAGTTGCTGGGGGAGTGCATGATCGACTCGGGGCACGAGTTCGGACCTGGAACAGCATACGGTATATAACGGCTAATTCGCATCCCTTTATTGATAGGATGAGTGTAATCCAAACTAGTTTTCTCTATACACTTACGCTTGACCCAGTGTCTTGCTGGGATTGCATTTTTTTCCAAGAAGATTTAACTCATCAGTGTTGTATTTGGATAAATGCAAAGATGTCCTCTCATTCTGTTATGTGCTACAGGAAGTGCTCTCATTAAATGTGGGGAAACTGAGAAGCTGTTAGGCAGCGCGGAGAAAGAATTAATCCAGAGCTCTGCTATCAATTTTCTGACTCCTTTAAGGAACTTCATTGAGGGTGATTACAAAACCCTATTGGTAAGCAAAAGCGTGCTTATGGGTCTTATTTATTACCTGTGTGTGAACAAGCAGACATGATTCAGGGTTAGATTTTCAACAGTCAAACCAGGAGCATTACATTTGTTAGCCTGGGGTGCATATTCAGAGAGAGTAAAGATACAGCCACAAAGAGCGTGTACAGGAAAGCACAGGAAGTCCTTATATGGAGATGGTTTGCGTGCGTGttatgtttatactgtatgttcatcACTGTAAGCATGTTCCCCCTTATTTAGAACGGTTCAGGTTTACGTAAAGAGAGCAAGAACACATTTATGTGCATACGTACACACTTGTTGTGAGCGTATTGGAAATTTTGTCCATTTCTCAGTTGATGTGTTTTTCTTCACAGAGAGAGCGGAAACTGCTTCAGAATAAACGTCTGGATCTGGATGCAGCCAAAAACAGACTGAAGAAGGCCAGAGTGGCTGATGCTCGCTCTGCAGTTagtattacacacacacacacacacacacacacacacagaatttaATGCTTAGCTATATTCCTTCCTGAAATTTTCAGCTTAACCATAGGTTCAGTTTTTACAGTCCGTGTAAGACTGTAGAGAGGAGAAACTCAAATAGTAAAAGTTGAATTTTGTTTTTCCGTGATGGCTGCCTGCCACATTTAATGGCATTGATACCGGTCTGTATTACTGATTGTCCTTTTCTCATGCGTGTTCGCTTGGTGTCTTTGGATCACTAACCTGTATTGTTTTCCCAGTTCTCTCTCATTATATTTCTCGTCTGTTTGCTTGCCTGCCTCCGTCTGCAGGAGCTGAACTCAACCCCTCCGCTGGGAGAGGAGTATGTGGCTCACTTTTCTTACATGCTAAGCTTCTTGCATGTCAGGTGGCTAAAGGTTTGTCTGCTGTGCCTAATGAAACATCTGCCCTCTTTTGCCCTTCTCAAAATGTTTGGCGATGCCAAAGGTCATTTTGACAGTTGAACATTCCATGTTCAAAACCACTTTTTGGAAAATCATACTTTTGTTTGTCAATTTTTTTTCTAGTCATTCATACATCTTTGTATCATCTGTATAAGGGCAACAGAATGCAGTTCTTGTAtgttgtgtctctctctcttttttttttgctgccaGCATACGACTCAATTTTGTTCTTGTTCTTTGGATacctaaagaaaaaaaacgggAGAATCTGGTTTATCAAGATTACTTATATCGATACTATATTATGTTGAAACATGATCATGATTTTTACAAAACATGTATGCAAACCCTCATTactttttgcaattttgttgCTTCAACAAATTTGGAATCTCGGTACTGTTCTAGGATGGTAGTCCTTATCTCGAGAACAAATTAGACTATCAAAAGTATGAGGCCATACACACAGCACAGAGCAAGCGAAGGGTACAAGCCTCACTATGTTATGATTTTACGGTTCTATCTGCTAAAACATTACcataaattttttttaaacgtaaaacatctgttcattttaattcacaaGACATATAGAACACTTAAGAAAATTACGTTTATTACCTATGTTCATAAGGTTACATTTGTCTTGTGCATGACTGCATGTGTAAAtgttcatacagtatgtaatgcacacacacactgggcaAGTCAAGCCCTTCTTCCCTTTGTTTGCTTCCTTCTTTGCTATTTCTTGTAGATGGTAAACTGCTTCCTTGTCATTTGCTACACCCACAGAATGTGTTTATGCACGATCGACTTCATTAGCTTCCTCTTTCATAACAAAACCAGACAGTTATGAAAGTTGATTGTCTGCGAGTTGTGATCAGTTTGTGGTTTTGATCTCATTCCTGTACCTGATGAGTTTGTCAATGTTTGTCTGAATGCTGGCCAGCTGTGGACTGAGGAGGTGCAGCAGGTAAGTGGGAGATCACAGTCCTCAGTGTTTGTCTAGATCTATAGAATGAACACCTTTATTAGGGATGCAATGGGAGCTACCTAATGCTACTGATTTCTGTTTATGAGCTCATGCTTTGGGAAACTGCAGTAATGTATTGACAAAAATCAAACATCACAAGTTTTTTCACCAGAGGGAGCTTGGTTGTTTATAATCCCACTTGACTCACTGTCACATTTACTTATCACATAGAAAGCAGTGCAGACTGTATGTCAATTTAATGATGGAGGGAGATATGCATCTCAGTCAGAGTTGTTTTTGGTTTTGTGCGTTTCCCCCTCAGGCAGAGACAGAACTGAGGATAGCACAGAGTGAGTTTGACCGGCAGGCTGAGATCACCAGACTCTTATTGGAGGGCATCAGCAGCACTCATGTATGCTACCATATACTATGCTATATATACAGAATATATTTGTAAAGTTTGTGTATGTGTCCTGATGGTCATGTCCTTTCCTGTCAAATCAGGCTCATCATTTGCGTTGTCTGAATGACTTTGTGGACGCCCAAACTGCTTATTATGCACAGGGTTACCAGTACATTGTTAATCTGCAGAAACAGCTGGGAAGGTTGGGAATATTATACTTGtgaatgtgtatacatttatttataatatttacacTAATGCTTTGATGTTTTatgctaaatgcataaacagTCAAATAGTGATGTAAGCTTTTTCCTTTTTGAGTACTGTAGATATATATGTGGTTAGTGGTATATTTAACCCACCAGTGTTGAAGGCCAATGGTAACCGTGTCTTCTTTTCCTCCAGCTTTCCTTCTACATTCAGCTCTAATAACAATCAGCCAGGTGGGAACTCCTCCGCCACCATCTCAGTTCCGACAGCACCGGCGGCCGCCTCTCTGCCAGCACCTCCACCCAGCCAGGCCTCACCTGCACTTAATGAACTCCGCAGCACCTCCGGTACACGTAAGGCCCGTGTTCTGTACGACTATGACGCAGACAGCAGCAGTGAGCTTTCTCTACTTGCCGATGAGGTGAGCGAAAATTCAGTTTACTCGATGAAAACAGTCGATTGGGTGGTTTT
Encoded here:
- the sh3glb1b gene encoding endophilin-B1b isoform X1: MEFNVRRLAADAGTFLSRAVQFTEEKLGQAERTELDAHLETLLTQAESTKHWTEKIMKQTEVVLQPNPNVRMEEFLYEMLDKKIPTRANNHELLGECMIDSGHEFGPGTAYGSALIKCGETEKLLGSAEKELIQSSAINFLTPLRNFIEGDYKTLLRERKLLQNKRLDLDAAKNRLKKARVADARSAELNSTPPLGEEYVAHFSYMLSFLHVRWLKLWTEEVQQAETELRIAQSEFDRQAEITRLLLEGISSTHAHHLRCLNDFVDAQTAYYAQGYQYIVNLQKQLGSFPSTFSSNNNQPGGNSSATISVPTAPAAASLPAPPPSQASPALNELRSTSGTRKARVLYDYDADSSSELSLLADEVITVTSVPGMDFDWLMGQRGNQKGKVPITYLELLN
- the sh3glb1b gene encoding endophilin-B1b isoform X2 translates to MEFNVRRLAADAGTFLSRAVQFTEEKLGQAERTELDAHLETLLTQAESTKHWTEKIMKQTEVVLQPNPNVRMEEFLYEMLDKKIPTRANNHELLGECMIDSGHEFGPGTAYGSALIKCGETEKLLGSAEKELIQSSAINFLTPLRNFIEGDYKTLLRERKLLQNKRLDLDAAKNRLKKARVADARSAAETELRIAQSEFDRQAEITRLLLEGISSTHAHHLRCLNDFVDAQTAYYAQGYQYIVNLQKQLGSFPSTFSSNNNQPGGNSSATISVPTAPAAASLPAPPPSQASPALNELRSTSGTRKARVLYDYDADSSSELSLLADEVITVTSVPGMDFDWLMGQRGNQKGKVPITYLELLN